One Bacillus sp. (in: firmicutes) DNA window includes the following coding sequences:
- the hpt gene encoding hypoxanthine phosphoribosyltransferase codes for MKHDIKEVLISEGEIQNRIKELGAILTEEYQDRFPLVIGVLKGAVAFMSDIVKNMNIHLEMDFMDVSSYGSSTVSSGEVKIVKDLNTSVEGRDIIIVEDIIDSGLTLNYLVELLHYRKAKSIKIVTLLDKPTGRKVDLNADLVGFNVPNAFVVGYGLDYAEKYRNLPYIGVLKPEVYES; via the coding sequence ATGAAGCATGATATTAAAGAGGTACTTATTTCAGAAGGGGAGATTCAAAATAGGATTAAAGAACTTGGAGCTATTTTGACTGAGGAATATCAAGATCGGTTTCCGTTGGTGATTGGCGTATTAAAAGGCGCGGTTGCTTTTATGAGCGATATTGTCAAAAATATGAACATCCATCTTGAAATGGACTTCATGGATGTTTCAAGCTATGGAAGCTCAACTGTTTCATCTGGTGAGGTTAAAATAGTGAAAGACTTAAATACATCTGTTGAAGGTCGGGATATTATTATTGTTGAGGATATTATTGATAGTGGTCTTACATTAAATTATCTCGTCGAACTTCTTCATTATCGCAAAGCTAAATCAATTAAGATTGTAACATTACTTGATAAACCAACAGGTCGTAAAGTTGATCTTAATGCTGATTTAGTTGGTTTCAATGTACCAAATGCGTTCGTCGTCGGCTATGGATTAGACTATGCTGAGAAATATCGTAATCTTCCTTATATCGGTGTTTTAAAGCCTGAGGTTTACGAAAGTTAG